From the Solea senegalensis isolate Sse05_10M linkage group LG16, IFAPA_SoseM_1, whole genome shotgun sequence genome, one window contains:
- the LOC122782683 gene encoding serine/threonine-protein phosphatase 2A 56 kDa regulatory subunit delta isoform-like has translation MTVTPRCGTCHMARGPVTPRRKATHTYQCERQEAICCQCVSTSPPLRTQPLRMPHRSKKEKGSSKKVPPATQLMRVKPPGSHSATRKEKRFSTSSFPLSTNRELQKLPALTA, from the exons ATGACAGTGACACCGCGCTGTGGCACGTGTCACATGGCGCGTGGACCGGTCACTCCACGgcgaaaagccacacacacatatcagtgTGAACGGCAAGAAGCCatctgctgtcagtgtgtgagcaCGAGTCCACCGCTGAGGACGCAGCCGCTCAGGATGCCTCACAGGAGCAAGAAGGagaag GGCTCCAGTAAGAAAGTGCCTCCCGCAACTCAGCTGATGAGGGTGAAGCCGCCGGGGTCACACTCGGCCACGAGGAAGGAGAAGAGGTTCAGCACTTCCTCCTTCCCGCTCAGCACCAACAGAGAGCTCCAGAAGCTGCCTGCGCTCACAG CATGA
- the htr1d gene encoding 5-hydroxytryptamine receptor 1D, which translates to MELSNISLDYFNSNLTEVPDATPAPAWSEATLLGLQVSLSALLALVTLATVLSNAFVIATIFLTRKLHTPANFLIGSLAVTDLLVSILVMPISIVYTVSKTWSLGQIVCDIWLSSDITFCTASILHLCVIALDRYWAITAALEYSKRRTMRRAGIMVGVVWVISISISMPPLFWRQVKAHEELTECMVNTDQISYTIYSTFGAFYVPTVLLVILYGRIYVAARSRIFKSPSSSGKRFTTAQLIQTSAGSSLCSLNSASNQEAHLHSDGAGGGGGGGSPLFMNIVKVKLADSVVERKRLCAARERKATKTLGIILGAFIVCWLPFFVGTLVTAICKDCWFDPVLFDVFTWLGYLNSLINPVIYTMFNDEFKQAFQKLMKCRRFS; encoded by the coding sequence ATGGAGCTGAGTAATATCTCACTGGACTACTTCAACAGCAACCTCACGGAGGTCCCCGACGCCACCCCTGCTCCGGCCTGGAGCGAGGCCACGCTGCTCGGCCTGCAGGTCTCCCTGTCGGCGCTGTTGGCGCTCGTCACCTTGGCCACCGTGCTCTCCAACGCCTTCGTCATCGCCACCATCTTCCTGACCAGGAAGCTGCACACGCCCGCCAACTTCCTGATCGGCTCGCTGGCCGTCACGGACCTGCTGGTGTCCATCCTGGTCATGCCGATCAGCATCGTCTACACCGTCAGCAAGACCTGGTCGCTGGGGCAGATCGTGTGTGACATCTGGCTGTCGTCGGACATCACCTTCTGCACGGCCTCCATCTTGCACCTGTGCGTGATCGCGCTCGACCGCTACTGGGCCATCACGGCCGCTCTGGAGTACTCAAAGCGGCGCACCATGCGCCGCGCGGGGATTATGGTCGGCGTGGTGTGGGTGATCTCGATATCCATCTCCATGCCTCCGCTTTTCTGGAGGCAGGTCAAAGCCCACGAGGAGCTGACTGAGTGTATGGTGAACACGGATCAGATCTCTTACACGATATACTCCACCTTCGGCGCCTTCTACGTTCCCACCGTGCTGCTCGTCATCCTCTACGGACGGATATACGTCGCCGCCCGCTCTCGCATCTTCAAGTCGCCGTCGTCGTCCGGGAAGCGCTTCACCACCGCGCAGCTGATCCAGACCTCGGCGggctcctccctctgctctctcaaCTCCGCCTCCAACCAGGAAGCACACCTGCACTCTGACGgcgcgggaggaggaggaggaggaggatcgcCTCTGTTCATGAACATCGTGAAAGTGAAGCTGGCCGACAGCGTGGTGGAGAGGAAGCGTCTGTGCGCGGCGCGCGAGCGGAAAGCCACCAAGACGCTGGGCATCATCCTGGGCGCGTTCATCGTCTGCTGGCTCCCGTTTTTCGTGGGCACGCTGGTCACGGCCATATGCAAGGACTGCTGGTTCGACCCGGTGCTGTTCGACGTGTTCACCTGGCTCGGGTACCTGAACTCCCTCATCAACCCCGTGATCTACACCATGTTCAACGACGAGTTCAAACAGGCGTTTCAGAAACTCATGAAGTGCAGACGCTTCTCTTGA